The Melospiza georgiana isolate bMelGeo1 chromosome 1, bMelGeo1.pri, whole genome shotgun sequence genome contains the following window.
GCTGATAGTGTGAATTCTATTTCTGGAGTGGAAAAATGAACTATTGTAATAATTTAGAAAGCTTACAACATACACGGTGACCAGCTGAGATCAGCTCAGTTggttagagcatggtgctaataatgccagggtttgatccttgtatgggccattcacttcAGGGTTGGACttaatgatccttgtgggtcacTTCCAACTTGGAACATTCTGTGACTGTGAAACAATGTGAGTGAAAGACATTTAGGCAGAGAGGCACAGATCTAACCTCTGTCAGATAACAGCAGAAAGCTGTTGGGCAGATGTTGGACTccaagagaggaaaaagcttTGTGTGCTTGTCTTGCTATTATACCTTTTTCATGAGGATCTCACTAGTGCAAACGCTGTTGGGAATGGAGCAGTGGATGGGCAGTCTTTGGGTCTCAGTGCATCCTTGTCCTCTTAAACCATGTCAGAAATGGTGCTGTCTTTTTCTGAGGCAGTagcagctgagaaaaaaatgatCATGAGAGGATCAGTATCTGAACAGACAAAGTACATGATGATTTTTTTAGCCAGCCTTAGCAGTCTTTCTAAAGTCTATCACTTCAGGTTTCATGGTTTCACATTCTCAGCTCTAAAGCACCCTTGGATTGGAAGTAGAGAGGGCAATTTCCTAGCCCCAGAAGTTAATAACCCAAAGCGTGTGAATCATTTATAGACAAAAAGTGATGACAGAATGAAAAAGTTATGCTTGGTTAGGCATAAATAATCATGATTTTATCTATTGtgtgcaaacaaaattaagtgTGACAGATATAATATATTCTTGGTGATTTAAAGGTAAAGAAGGCTGGAAAATAAGTCAAGTTGTgtagaaaaaaatgtcattagaattaagaattaatttttctttactaACCCTTATATCAGActatttttctgatttatatttataatagcAATTCGTTATAAATGCAATATCATGTTGGATTTTCTCCTTGTTTGCTAGAAAGTACatattgctttttaaagaaaaacatgaatTCGAAGCtgtacaaaaatacaaatagtCTGCTGAAACTGGAAGTGGGAAATTGTCCTCTGAAAGGTGTCATCAGAAGCAGGAGtgggttattttattttgttggcaTTGTATACTGTGACAAATATTTGTCAGGGAGCTACAGTGGCAAATTTGTCCTGGTATGTGGAGCTACCGAGTGGTGGCTCTCACCAGATTTCCATGACAGTAAGAGTGACCTGGCATCTGACACCTTGATATTAATTTATGCCTTTTAACCTGTCtgcatgaaaatatttacttgttGTTCCTTCTTTTTTCAAATCAGGTGGAAAGTCTGAATGAGAATGGAGAGAGAGTTAAAGGTCCATATGCTGTTACAATACATGTGGAGGATATCAATGACAACCCCCCAGAATTTAACCAGACAAAGTACTTTGGAGTAGTGAGGCAGAACTCTCGTCCAGGTAATTGCCACCATAATTAAATATTATCATTAATAGGAAGGTAGGTAAATTAAGCAGAAAGGTAAAGTGGTTGCTATACAAGCTGGAAGAAGATCAGTTTTTCTTCCCACAGGACTGTACAAAATAAGAGTGAAAGCTTCTATAATATAATGAAAGGGCAAAGAGGTGACCACTATATGGTGTGAAGGGATGAGCGcagtcagaaatattttttattacttaGTCTTTGCAAGTGTCATTTAACAGACAAATATTGCTGCTCTGTCCAttgctctggaaaaaaaaaaaccaccaaaaaacaacaaaaccttaTGCTAGAAGGGGTTTAAAATTTAAAGGCTACCAAAGACTATACAGAAAGAGAAGGCTAAGACTATCTGAGTCTTTTCATATCAGTGAAAGAAAGTGCCAGGGTAGATATGGGGTATGTGCTTACCATGAGTGATGCTTCTCAGAACATGGGCTAAACCTCAACATTTAGAAGTGAGTCTTGGATTATGAATTGTACTGATCCATACCAAAAGTCATGCAAATATCAAAGAGCAGTAAGTTGGGACTTATATAttggaaataaaacaaaggaCTCATACAGTTGTTATTGCTGTGGCTATGGACTCAAGAAAAAACTTTTGCTAAATAATATGCATATAAACCTTCATGGAGTcagaaaattattctgaaacATATTACTGCAAACTCTTGAGTGCATCCAAGTCAAAAAGATTTTGAATGCTGCCCTGGTATGCAAAAGGTAAAAGTTGACTTACATTACTGggtatttcaattttttttttttcactgtatgATTGTTCTTTTATTGTATCTGTGCCACAGGTGATGCACCATTTTTATCAAGGTGCTTTGGGTTTCACTGATTTGTGTAAGAACTGCAAAGTGGCCTTAAGGAGAGATCCCAGTGAGCTGAATTCTGGGTTCAGGCACTCTTGTGTGATAGATAGCTCTCTGCTGATTTAACTCTGTCACCTTCTTCACCAGCTGGTCACCACACCTGTTGTGATCCTACTAAGCAGAGCTGGTGGAGGGCTGACTGTGGGATGGCATACAGCAGTGTAACCTCTGCACGTGGCTTCCCCTGGGAGATGCATTATGGAACAATGGCAGCTCCCCATAAGTTGCTTTCCTGGTTTGAGAGCTCTGCTCAAATGGATTATGTGTTAAGGTTCAGTCTCTTCTCTTACCACTGTTTCTTCTCCAATCCAAACAGGCAAGCCCTTCATGTATGTCCATGCCACTGACCGTGATGATCCTACAACTCTCCATGCACAGCTGTCTTACAGCATTCTCCATCATTTTCCCAACCCTTATGAAGAAATGCTTTTCCAGATTGATAATGCAACCGGAGCAATCTCACCAAGCAGAAAAGGTACGTAAAAAGATTCTTGATTGCAAAGAGCAAGCATGAGTTCTGGGATATGAGTAggaacaacaaaacaacaacatgGGTCTGATGCTACATTGTGAATAAATGTAGTCAGTGGGACAGACTCCACTAAAGCCCTAGTTTTGGGGGACTGGTGTTTTGTCCCACCAAATTCAAGGGAAGTTGGCAGAAATGGAGATTGAGATATAAAAGTACACTGAGAAGAGAGATAGATCCTCTGGCCTTCAGGACTCCACCATGTCATATCTTGGAATAAATTCTCTGCCATGAAATCTAGAAACCCAAAAGCGGTAACATGAAAAATGCTGAGAAAACTCAGCTGGACATGTGATCCCAACTGCATTGCAATGATTAGAAACTCCCATCTATTCTGCTGGGCTGAACAAGTGCCTAACTGGGTCTAGGGCTGTTCAGGGATGCCTCTGCACAAAATGAGACCACAGCACAGAGGCCCCATATGATTCCATGCACATGAGGCTGTTGAGAGAACCCAGAGGAAGTGGCTTGCTGAGGTTGGTCCCAAAGGACCATCTAAGGAGTAAGTCTGAGCCAGTTAAAAAACCATAGTGCATGTAGGAGGCAATGGGCAGATGAACAGCCCCCACAGCCTCTGTGTCATTTCTCTTGATTCTTTGCTCTGTCTCTAGGCTCTTATTACTTGGATCCTCAAAAGCAGGACAACTTCATACTTGTTGTCTCCGTGAAGGACATGGCAGGGACGACAGCGAATGCTTTCACCAGCAGTGTTGATGTGAGCATCACTGTGAAGGAGAGCCTGTGGAAAGCTCCCCCCACCATCTACATCAAAGAAAACTCAACCCAGGTCCACCCTGTCAACATCAGCAAGGTAGGGTCCTTGACCACACTCCATGAACTTCTCCTTGTGCCACACAATTGTTTCCTCACAACTAACTGTGAACGTGTCCCCGCTGCATCCAACACCAGGTTTTTCAGAAGGACTTTGACACCTCCCagtcatttttttaatatggcaTCCTTTGGAAATGATTGTTAGTGGAGGTCTCATTGATTTTTTGTTAGCACAAAAGTTAATAGTTTGGAGGTGACTGAGATACAGTCAATACAAATACTAGAGTGACTGAACTTTGCCTTTCAGTTTGGGACCAAAATCCAGTTATGGGTCCTCCAGGCTTTGAGCAAACCAAGAGATTTTTAGAGCTTATTTTGTGGTTAGCTTCTCCCTCCACCTGCagaagagcagggcagggaaccAGCTCCACAACAGCCCTGCTGTGGACAGTCCCTCACACTCAGGGACGCCTGCTGTGACTGGTTTTGTGTCATGCAGCACAACTGCTACACCAAAAGTACCTTGAAAGGACTGAAATACCCTCCTTCACATCCTGCATTCCCAATATTCCTCTTTTCACAGTTCaagcacaaaatattttgctgatAACTGCAGACCAATAGCAGTGTATACATGAGTACATATTAACTAACAAGCCAACAgcctttcagaaatatttgacTTTGAAAAATGCCTTGGCAGTGACACCCCTAATGCTGTCATCCCTTGAACATGGCAGGATTCCATGGATCCTGTTCACAAGAGTAACTGGCTTGGTGCTATTCTCAGTGGCAGCCCAAGGAAATACAGAATGAAAACAGGTAGAAAGAAGACTAACATGTAAGGATGCATCCATTTTGGGGTCACTTGTATATACATTTCATTTGGGAGCCAATGTCATGTTGATTCTGCCTAGGGGAAAATGAAATGTAGCTGCTGCTATATAGAACATAAATGTTAATACTGACCCCATTAACTAAACAGTCTgtgtatttaatttcattttaaatgtgcGGCACCCCAAAAAGAGCCTTTCTCATGAGCGTTGATGAATGTAAAGAGTGTGCATGCACCTATTTACAGATAGGTACCAGCTATTTGTttgcacagaatcacagaatcatagaatatgctgtATCGGAAgagacccatcaggatcatcgagtccaacttctggccctgcacaggacaccccaagagtcagaccatgtgcctgagagcattgcccaaatgcttcttgaactaATGAAGGCTTAGtactgtgaccacttccctggggatcCTGTTTCAGTGCCCAGGAACCCTCTGGATGTAAAACCTTTTCTTGATATCTAACATAGAACTCCCCCAACTGAGCTTCCTCAAGTCCTGACCCTGGTCATGAGAGTGAAGAGGTCAGTCCCacccctctgcctcccctcaTGAGGATGttgaggtctcccctcagtctcctccaggctgaacaaatcAAGTGTCCTCAACTGCTGCTACTAAGGCTTCCCTTCCaaacccttcaccatccttgtggccctcctttggacactctaTAATAGCTTAATGCCTTTTTTCATAATGTTGTGCCCAAAACTTCACACAAtactggaggtgaggctgccccagctcagagcagagcaggacaatcccctcccttgcctggctggtgatgctgtgcctgatgcccccagacagggttggccctcctggctgccagggcactgctgactcacaATCACCTTTCCActgaccaggacccccaggtccctttctttggtgctgctctccagcctctcattccccaggctgtctgtacatccaggactgccccatcccaggggcagaACCTGGCACTTTGTTACAACTTCATGCAGTTGATGACTGCCCATCTCTATAATTTATCAAGGTCTTTCTGGAGTTGGCAGCTCCTTCTAATTTAGTGCTGTTTCGTTGTTCCATTTCTCtgaatgaaataaaaccaagcaACAGGCAGGAATAGAGAGTGTTAGGAGAGGAAATCATTAGTATCAagatattaaaacaaaaataatggtTTTTTCCTCATAATCACTCTTTATCTCCACATCACCAAATCCTTTTATAAAAAGATATGTGTTGTATCCCATCTGGACAGATGGAGAAACTGTGGCAAAGTGGCTTCAGCACACAATTCAGAGAGCAGAGGTGTATTATCAGTCTGATTTTCTGCAGTTCATCCTAAGAGCCCGCCAAACTGTTAATTTTCTGGTTTATGAAGCTAACAGGAATGCAGTTGTTTCTGTTTGTGGTCCAGAAATAATCCCTGTTAAATCTCACTCTACACTTCTAACTTCCtatcctgatttattttttgggggtttttttttaggtgCAGTCAAATGAACCAGATGTAATTTATGgcatttttgaaaaagaaaagctgccaAGGCTTCCATTTTCCATCAGTGAGAATGGGGATATTTATGTGACCCAACCATTggacagggaagaaaaggatGCTGTAAGTAAACACATAAAGCTTCACTGATggcagagagcacagcaggaagCTGATTATTCGTGTGGGAGTAAATATGACAAAGCTCAGCAGAATGGAAGGGAGACGGGGAAGGGGAGAATAGATAAAAGTTTTGTCTCTTGTCACTTCTGTTTGGAAATTATGTGATATATGTGAAAGTTCATCCACCTATTATACTGTAAACAGGCTTCAGGTCCTTACCCTAGAGTGGGTCTGGCAGTAGCaatccctgcccacagcatATGTACAATGTACAGCATGGACCAGCTATGGCAGGGCTGTAGGTGCATGAGTAAGAGATAGGCAGTGGAGTGAAGGAGATCTATCTAGAGGTTTCAGATCTACTTCAGACCTTGGGGACCACAGATTTTAAAATCCTTTGAGAACTCAGCCCTCAGAAGCTAAAGGGTGATGGAAGAGCTCTGatttaaacagaaaacactGAGCAAACTCATAAGAAGATATTTCATATTCCTGTAGTTAGATACTAAGATGCAAAATATTGTCACAGTGGACATTCAAACCTTCTAATTGCCATATTCTTGTTGCAGTATACATTCTATGTGGTGTCAAAAGATAACACAGGAGAACTGGTGGAGAAGCCTTTGCAAATTCACATTATTGTGGAAGACATCAATGACAATCCCCCTGTGTGTCAGCAGGAGCTCACCATAATTGAAgttcaagaaaatgaaaagggaggTAAGAAAAGAATTTCTGTTAATTTATACACCTCACTGTATTCATGCTGTTTCCAGCTGTGTGTGAAGGAAGCTAAAAAATCTGATCCCAAAGATTAAAACATGACTGTCCCAGGGAAATGTTTTCCTGTGCAAATAGCCCTCCTGTTTTCCCTTCAATAAGTCCTATGGAAAGGATTTCAAGAACCTGAGAAGGACAGAGACAAAACACCTActttaaaaatgctgttttatttaaaatataaaactgcattttcccACAACCACAGATTTGGATAACTGCTTAGACTGtgtaaaaaaaaccacctcTTTTATTACCAGTACAAGAAATACTGTTCTTAAAGTGGTATGAGCCCATTTTCCCtcatccagctgcagctccagcataAAGCCTCTGACTTCAATGGACCATTACCAAAATCCTCCAATGTCTTGACATCAGTTATTTGGTTTCAGGACTCAAGAGTCTGCTGTTAGTCTTTTGGACTGCCCTGACCCCAAACCAGTATGTTGGGAGGCTAAAGCAAAAAATCCCAATAGTGAAAAGATTGCATGTCCATTAAAGTGTTTTCCAtacagctttatttttattggcCCTCTACCCTTTGCACTGGCATCACTGTTGTCACTGTGCACTTCTGTGGAGACATGGAGCCACTGCACTCTGTCTGAttcccatctctgctctgctACAGGGAGTAATATTGGCACCGTGTTTGCTACGGACATGGATGAGGAGGACAGCCTTAACTCTCGTCTGCATTTCCAAATCCAAAGTCAGGAACCTGAATTCCCCACAAATAATCTCTTCTATATTCAGCAAGACACCGGGACTTTGCTATTAGCTGGCCGTTCCTTAAGCAAGCGTGAATCAGCCAAGTATTTCTTGAAGGTCCTGGTGACAGATCCTCGTAAGTAATGCCTGCTGTTACACTTTGGAAAAACTCTGTCCACAATGGCAGGACTTGTGTTCAGTGTCTAAGGGATGTGGGGAGACAAGGAGGATTTGCTGAATAGGCAGTAGCACTGAGAGCTGTCTTGCTCTGGCATGGTACTTGTCCTGTTCTTGAGATGCAGGGAGATGAATCATGATTCACAATGCAAGCATGGAAGGGAACCAGCTCTAGGACAGAGTGTGGCTAAATTGGGAAGCTTGTTAACAAGTACTTCAGAAGGAGATTTCCTtccacagggggaaaaaaatgaagagatCATGATTGTGGTTTTCCCCAGATCTTTCAAAGGGacttaactggaaaaaaaaatcaagaaattaaacacagctgctcagacagtccagataatattttaaaacattaagaGAATATTAAGctgaaaaaaactttaaaaattatctcGTCCCTTATGTAAATTGTCATGAGTCCTTTGTGATTCACTGAATGGAAAGGAAATCAAACTTCATACCAAAGCTTAAAGCTTTGTGCTGGAATCCCTACAGTCAGGCAAAACTTGTGCATGAAGGAACTGGCATGGAAAGATGTCTGTAAATGAAATGGTATCATTTTGGCAGATGATGGAAAACGTTCCAGAGGGAGGAAGCTGGTGATTTGTCTTGAATGCTTATTTGAACTCCATCCAAACAATGTTGTTTAGAATTTTCCTCAACTTTCAGCTCATGAGGCATGTTCCATCTATATATGGGTATATTATGCTTCTAAAATCACAACCTGTCATTGGTTTGGGTGCCCCTGCTCAGGTAGTGATTAGATTTACATGAATCTGAAATCTGCCTGTAACAAAACTGGGGGTGCTGCCTGATGACCAAGAGGACAAGGGAGCATTAACAACCCAGGGCTTACTTTTTGACATGGAAAAGTTATACTGAGACAGCTAACACAATTCATAGCTATCATCATCCTGGAAAACAGATACGGTTTTAAAAAGTGAGGGAAATGAAACAGGATGGGACAGTGCTGGAGAAATGGGGAAGATCAATGGTAAGAAGGGAGGTTGTCATTGACTAAGAGATATCTGAGATAAGTGCTTTTCTCAATTTAGTGCTTAGATTGGGCAATCTGGCAATCTCACTTTTGCTCACAGGGAACCCTTCTGGAGGAGAGTTAGTTTTGGCAGAAAGGCTGGTGTGATATTGTTTGTCTCTTTCCATGCAGAATTCGAAACAATCTGTAATGTGGAAGTACACGTCATCGACATCAATGATGAAATTCCCATCTTTAGCAATTCAGATGTGAGTACTTTTAACACCATTTTGGATGTTCCAATAACTTTTGACAAGGATTTGAGCATGCCTTCAATGTTTATAGGATGTCAGCAGGAAAGTAGCCCTTTACAGACAAAGTAATAGAGTAAATACTAGTAAAAACAAAGGTAAAATATTGCTGCAAGTCCGCATATAAGCTCTATCTAGACAGTGATCAATGGGACAGATTAACAGCTAATTATGAAATTTAAGGTAATTTGCTCAGTGGAAAACTGTgtacagaaagaaatttttctattaaattaGTTTATTCCAGAAATGCAAGTTCTGAAgggaaatggggaagaaaaggctttaaaattaatcaaacagctaaatggaaaaaaatgctggTGTCTCCCAAGTACCTTTCCAAACACAGCACCAGTGTACCCAAAACAGCCAGAAGATAAATGGGAATCAAAAGTCCTGTGTGGTTTGGCCAGAAACAGTGGTCCAATGATCCATGCCCAAACCTGATTCCAGGATGGGTGTCAGGCTCCTGCCTTTTCTCTAGTGGAGGTGCTGGCATCTGGCAGAGACCTGCAGACATTTCATGACTTCTGCCTGACGGCCCAAGCCTCCTGGCAGACACTGGAGTGGCTGAAGTACTTACACAGAGGTGTCCCAGCTCCCACCACTCCTGCAGGCCCTGTAGGTGGTGGGCTCAGGAGAGCTGTCTGGCCTGTCAGGCACAGTTGTCCTTTCAGGGAAGCTGTGTTGGGTTTTGGGCCTTGCAGACTGTATTGCCCATCTCTCAGTTGATGGCAATGGCAGCCCAGTCTCATGCAGACAAGGTTTTACACCATCTCACCTCAAGATCTTGGTCCAGGACCTGGTCTCAAGGTGAGGCTTCTGGGCAAGGGCACACATTAAACAgtcagaggagctgggatgccAATGTGGCAACAACCTATGGTGCATGAAGCAATCAAATATTTAACAATGAGTTGCCAGGGTGCTCACAGGGTACAGAGAAGCTGTACTATCCCTTCTGCATGATCATGGGCTGGTTTTCACAGCGGAACTAAAGATTTGGGACTGGTGCTGTACTAGTGGCACTGACATAGATCCCATTACCTATGATAAATGTGTGGCTAAAAAGCTTCCCTCCTTTGTGTTGCTGCTGTGGGTTAAAATAAATCCACACATGTGGGTCACAAGCTTGTGGTTGTGCTGAAATTCTTATCCACAAATGGTTGTGCTGAAGTTCTTATCCACAAACGGTATGTCATGTTTCAATGACACCTCTCTCTCTTCAGTATGGCAGTGTGACTCTGGCAGAAGATATCCCAATAGGAAGTCCGATATTAGAAATTGAAGCAACTGATGGAGATGAGCCTGCCACAGGGAGTTCCCTCATCATTTACCAAGTGAAGGAAGGTGATCCAAACAACACGTTCATCATAGAGACAGACTCTGAAACAAACCGAGGGTTCATCAGGATTAACAAGGTGAATAGATGGATTTATTCTTCTCCTTTAGTGTTACTTATTTGTTATACACAGTTATTGCCCTGTGGAATTTGTGAGGAGGTGAGGACTGGTGGAGTAGGGACATCCTAAGCATGGTGCAGCCTGCAGGAGGCTCCACTTTTGGACTCaggctctgtgtctgtgcagtgctcacacacacacacctaccctcctgcctttgctgtgccctcaccaccaccagcagctccctccactggctctgctgctggctgcttctCCAGAAGAGCAGATTCTGGCCGATGAAGTAGGTCTTTATGCACcataatgacaaaaaaaaaaaaaaaaatacgtTATTTTAGTGAttttgcagcagcatttctggaCAAGAGAAAGCCAGCTAATGCTTCCACGACTGTGGTGGTAGTGGTGGGCTGTGAAGGGGCAGATTCTCCTCCCTGCAGTTGCTCTGGCCATTAGTGGCCTTTGCAAAGCAAGGGGCAAGTGTAGCCAGCATGTCTCAATGTCAGCACGGAGATGTAGTTTGTTCCTGATGAGGGGAACATTAACTGTGACCAAGCCAAGGACAGCGTGTGCTGCAGTAGGTGGCACAGCCCATATGCTGAATGCTGGAGACAGGAATATAAGGAACACTTTTTGCTGCATCCAtgaattttaataatgaaatcACTCTCCCTTGGAA
Protein-coding sequences here:
- the CDH17 gene encoding cadherin-17, whose amino-acid sequence is MLKLCGLQFLLLIHSAMWLGLEGLSVTGPLKDMDFSVQEGGGPRILHQFKLEPPAVSFRTSGEKAGIIDIEPRTGILYINGSLDWETQQVHKLQVESLNENGERVKGPYAVTIHVEDINDNPPEFNQTKYFGVVRQNSRPGKPFMYVHATDRDDPTTLHAQLSYSILHHFPNPYEEMLFQIDNATGAISPSRKGSYYLDPQKQDNFILVVSVKDMAGTTANAFTSSVDVSITVKESLWKAPPTIYIKENSTQVHPVNISKVQSNEPDVIYGIFEKEKLPRLPFSISENGDIYVTQPLDREEKDAYTFYVVSKDNTGELVEKPLQIHIIVEDINDNPPVCQQELTIIEVQENEKGGSNIGTVFATDMDEEDSLNSRLHFQIQSQEPEFPTNNLFYIQQDTGTLLLAGRSLSKRESAKYFLKVLVTDPQFETICNVEVHVIDINDEIPIFSNSDYGSVTLAEDIPIGSPILEIEATDGDEPATGSSLIIYQVKEGDPNNTFIIETDSETNRGFIRINKALDFETMPVYNLVINATNPEPLVKGVKYNSSSLTKLKISVTNVDEPPAFRMPFYETEVSEDIPVNTLVMTVEAYDPEGDSVRYSLEGDVRKWLRIDSATGQVYTALPLDRETGEIYRIEVVASELNNAAQKSKALLTLHLRDVNDNYPQIATDYPAFFCYPVSGGERTLIQATDADEQFFYSKFTFSLADDMNARNNWEISKFNATHAYLSLKHANFEEKVYDVPIILNDNGKPPLENKVNLKVSICKCSSENSCFIDIDRQHSWPTAGQAIGILLAVLIIIGAILAGVFFHMRYKEKKEKSHPKDAKDNAELNRLT